The following coding sequences lie in one Sedimentibacter sp. MB35-C1 genomic window:
- the leuD gene encoding 3-isopropylmalate dehydratase small subunit, with protein MNAHGRVFKYGDNVDTDAIIPARHLISTDPLVLASHCMEDLDKNFAKEVKQGDIIVALNNFGCGSSREHAPISIKGAGISCVIAKSFARIFYRNSFNIGFPILECEEAADKIENGDEVSVDFNSGRITNITKNETYQAEPFPEFIQQIIHSGGLVGYVRNKISNK; from the coding sequence ATGAATGCACACGGAAGAGTTTTTAAATACGGTGACAATGTAGATACTGATGCGATTATTCCGGCAAGACACTTGATTTCAACAGACCCCTTGGTTCTTGCAAGTCATTGCATGGAAGATTTAGATAAAAATTTTGCTAAAGAGGTTAAACAGGGAGACATAATTGTAGCTCTAAATAATTTTGGATGTGGTTCATCTCGTGAGCATGCTCCTATATCCATAAAGGGAGCCGGCATATCATGCGTAATAGCTAAAAGCTTCGCTCGTATATTTTACAGAAATTCCTTTAACATAGGATTTCCTATATTGGAATGTGAGGAAGCAGCGGATAAAATAGAAAATGGTGATGAAGTGAGCGTAGATTTCAACAGCGGAAGAATAACTAATATTACAAAAAATGAAACTTATCAAGCAGAACCGTTTCCGGAATTTATACAGCAGATAATCCATAGCGGAGGTTTGGTAGGATACGTAAGGAATAAAATTTCCAATAAATAA
- the leuB gene encoding 3-isopropylmalate dehydrogenase, with protein sequence MTYKIAVIKGDGIGPEIVDEAIKILKKVGERYKHEFEFTEVLAGGAAIDKTGKNLPEETLKICRKSNAVILGAVGGPKWDSLPGNERPEKALLALRKELNLYSNIRPAVMFDTLKSTCPLKPEIVKGGMDVVIVRELTGGIYFGKKFTEGTYACDCMEYSKYEIERIAHQAFKIARTRNKKVTSVDKSNVLETSRLWRKTLEEVSAEYPDVELSHLYVDNAAMQLVVNPKQFDVIVTENMFGDILSDEASIITGSIGLLPSASLGDNNFGMYEPIHGSAPDIAGQGKANPIATILSAAMMLKYTFGLYEESNCIEDAVKKALSDGHRTSDISKKGEKATTTSEMGSIIAENIINDYK encoded by the coding sequence ATGACTTACAAAATTGCAGTAATTAAAGGAGATGGCATAGGACCTGAAATTGTTGACGAAGCCATAAAAATCCTTAAAAAAGTAGGAGAACGATATAAACATGAATTTGAATTTACAGAGGTTTTGGCAGGAGGAGCTGCAATAGATAAAACAGGAAAAAATCTTCCGGAAGAAACATTAAAAATATGCAGAAAAAGCAATGCAGTCATTCTTGGTGCTGTGGGCGGACCTAAATGGGACAGCCTTCCAGGGAATGAACGCCCAGAAAAAGCTCTGCTTGCACTTCGAAAGGAGTTAAATTTGTATTCAAACATTCGTCCTGCAGTCATGTTTGATACACTTAAGAGCACGTGTCCTTTAAAACCTGAAATTGTTAAAGGTGGAATGGATGTGGTAATTGTAAGAGAACTTACAGGAGGAATATATTTTGGCAAAAAATTTACCGAAGGCACATATGCATGCGATTGTATGGAATACTCAAAATATGAAATTGAAAGAATTGCCCACCAAGCTTTTAAAATAGCTCGAACTCGAAACAAAAAAGTGACAAGCGTCGATAAATCCAATGTACTTGAAACATCAAGGCTCTGGAGAAAAACACTGGAGGAGGTATCAGCTGAATACCCGGATGTAGAGCTGAGTCATCTTTATGTAGACAACGCTGCAATGCAGCTTGTTGTTAATCCTAAGCAGTTTGATGTAATTGTTACAGAAAACATGTTCGGAGATATTCTTTCAGATGAAGCAAGTATAATAACCGGCTCAATAGGTTTGCTTCCGTCTGCATCATTGGGAGATAATAATTTTGGAATGTATGAACCCATACACGGCTCCGCGCCTGACATTGCCGGGCAAGGGAAAGCTAATCCAATTGCAACTATTTTGTCTGCTGCAATGATGCTTAAATATACTTTTGGACTTTATGAAGAATCCAATTGCATTGAAGATGCTGTGAAAAAGGCTCTTAGCGACGGGCATAGAACTTCCGACATATCTAAAAAAGGCGAGAAGGCAACTACAACAAGCGAAATGGGCAGCATAATTGCAGAAAATATAATAAATGATTATAAATAG
- the spoIIAB gene encoding anti-sigma F factor, with protein MRNNYVIFKIPSLSINESFARSAVAAFCSILNPTIGEINDIKTAVSEAVTNAVIHGYENSVGDIEISCKIKGQMVEIIVEDFGCGILDVEKAKEPLYTTKPELERSGMGFAVMESYMDEVVILSEKDVGTKVIMRKKISER; from the coding sequence ATGCGAAATAATTATGTAATATTTAAAATACCAAGCCTATCTATAAATGAGTCCTTTGCCAGGTCGGCGGTCGCTGCATTCTGTTCTATTTTAAATCCTACTATAGGCGAAATAAACGATATAAAGACAGCAGTATCGGAAGCCGTTACAAATGCAGTAATTCATGGCTATGAAAATTCTGTGGGAGATATTGAAATTTCGTGTAAAATCAAAGGGCAGATGGTCGAAATTATTGTTGAGGACTTCGGATGCGGAATATTGGATGTTGAGAAGGCAAAGGAACCATTGTATACTACAAAGCCTGAATTAGAGCGCTCAGGGATGGGCTTTGCCGTTATGGAGTCATATATGGACGAGGTTGTTATACTATCAGAAAAAGATGTTGGAACAAAAGTTATAATGCGTAAAAAAATCAGTGAAAGATAA
- a CDS encoding anti-sigma factor antagonist (This anti-anti-sigma factor, or anti-sigma factor antagonist, belongs to a family that includes characterized members SpoIIAA, RsbV, RsfA, and RsfB.), translating to MNLEFIESGQVLKIKLKGELDHHTADESRAVIDEKINEGKFNKIVIDFKNLDFIDSSGIGFVIGRYKVIRKNNGVIEIINAGKKVRKILDMSGIGKIIDIQ from the coding sequence GTGAACTTAGAATTTATTGAATCTGGACAAGTCTTAAAAATTAAGCTAAAGGGAGAACTGGACCACCATACGGCGGATGAATCAAGGGCTGTCATCGATGAAAAAATTAATGAGGGCAAATTCAATAAGATAGTAATAGATTTTAAAAACCTTGATTTTATTGACAGCTCAGGGATAGGGTTTGTAATCGGACGATACAAGGTTATAAGAAAGAACAACGGAGTGATTGAAATTATCAATGCCGGCAAGAAAGTAAGGAAAATTCTTGATATGAGCGGCATAGGAAAAATAATTGATATTCAATAG
- a CDS encoding cell wall metabolism sensor histidine kinase WalK: MVIILMVAMITSSGYLIYEFQKFETSTISKDVQLIKEQYPYVNLEEKGHNLVSVEIYDSNLNVVYPKGNEKRYSDNIIVVVEKLFYNNEYIFSTSFMYEGSEYFLNITYGAQSMVNDAARISLMVMLSGIAGLFIFVPIISRTGYKMIGPIKNMTEITKTITVNNINTRLDIKGTQDELKELSQTFNEMMDRIEEGYKSQQQFVSDASHELRTPIAVIKGYVNMLDRWGKDDRAVLEESITAVKNEAENMQDLIEKLLFIARSDKSTLIYTKEDFNIISVLKEIEKETKMIDSKHKLYFKFYEDANLYADKKRIKQAIRILIDNAIKFTPINGYIMVSSFIIEDYYVVKIEDTGIGMEKKDLEKIFDRLYRAEQSRSKEIGGHGLGLSIAKIIVLGHKGKIKVKSTLGKGSEFSIMLPYINHDEF; this comes from the coding sequence ATGGTAATTATACTTATGGTTGCTATGATTACGTCATCGGGATATTTGATATATGAATTTCAAAAGTTTGAAACGAGTACGATAAGTAAAGATGTTCAGCTTATTAAAGAGCAGTATCCATATGTTAATCTTGAAGAAAAAGGGCACAACCTCGTATCTGTTGAAATATACGACAGCAATTTAAATGTGGTGTATCCTAAGGGAAATGAAAAAAGGTATTCGGATAATATAATTGTTGTTGTAGAAAAATTATTTTATAATAATGAGTACATATTTTCAACAAGCTTCATGTATGAGGGTTCGGAATATTTTTTGAACATAACCTATGGAGCCCAGTCAATGGTAAACGATGCGGCAAGAATAAGTTTAATGGTTATGCTTTCAGGCATAGCGGGACTTTTTATTTTTGTACCAATCATATCTCGAACAGGCTATAAAATGATTGGGCCTATAAAGAATATGACAGAAATAACTAAAACAATTACAGTAAATAATATTAATACTAGACTGGATATAAAAGGTACTCAGGATGAGTTAAAAGAGCTTTCACAAACCTTCAACGAAATGATGGACAGGATAGAAGAAGGATATAAATCACAACAGCAATTCGTCTCTGATGCTTCCCACGAATTGAGAACGCCTATTGCAGTAATAAAAGGCTATGTAAATATGCTGGACAGATGGGGGAAAGACGACAGAGCAGTTTTGGAGGAATCAATAACGGCAGTAAAGAATGAAGCTGAAAATATGCAGGATTTGATAGAAAAACTTCTTTTTATAGCAAGGAGCGATAAAAGTACGTTAATATATACAAAAGAAGATTTTAATATCATTTCAGTGCTTAAAGAAATCGAAAAAGAAACTAAGATGATTGACAGCAAACATAAGCTGTACTTTAAATTTTATGAAGATGCTAATCTTTATGCCGATAAAAAAAGAATTAAACAAGCAATAAGAATACTTATCGACAATGCTATTAAATTTACTCCAATTAATGGATATATCATGGTGTCCAGTTTTATTATAGAGGACTACTATGTTGTCAAGATAGAAGATACAGGAATAGGCATGGAAAAAAAGGATCTGGAAAAGATTTTTGACAGGCTTTACAGGGCAGAGCAATCGAGGAGTAAAGAAATAGGAGGTCACGGGTTGGGACTTTCTATTGCCAAAATTATTGTACTTGGGCATAAAGGAAAGATAAAAGTAAAGAGCACTTTGGGAAAGGGTTCAGAATTTTCAATAATGCTTCCTTATATAAACCATGATGAATTTTAA
- a CDS encoding response regulator transcription factor, translated as MDKKKILIVEDEQKIARFLELELKYEGYDVDIANNGRDGFEKGKQSDIDLIILDLMLPGLSGIEVCRRLRQTMETPIIMLTAKDDISDKVTGLDIGADDYMTKPFAVEELLARIRVLLKRAGNSRIKEESELLSRGKLVLCKNNYKVEYDGENIELTKKEFELLEFMMLNKNIVLTREKILDKVWGYDYFGDTNIIDVYIRYLRSKIDQKYNISLIETVRGVGYIIRE; from the coding sequence ATGGATAAAAAGAAGATATTAATTGTCGAAGATGAACAAAAAATTGCACGATTTTTAGAGCTGGAATTGAAATATGAGGGCTACGACGTTGATATAGCAAACAATGGACGTGACGGCTTTGAAAAGGGTAAACAGAGTGATATAGATTTGATTATACTTGATTTGATGCTTCCAGGATTAAGCGGTATAGAGGTCTGCAGAAGGTTGAGACAAACCATGGAGACACCTATAATTATGCTTACGGCCAAGGATGATATATCAGATAAAGTAACAGGGCTTGATATAGGCGCGGATGATTATATGACAAAACCATTTGCCGTAGAAGAATTGCTTGCCAGAATAAGGGTTCTTTTGAAAAGGGCAGGGAATAGCAGGATAAAGGAAGAATCAGAATTGCTTTCAAGAGGGAAATTAGTTCTATGCAAGAATAATTATAAAGTTGAATACGACGGAGAAAACATAGAATTAACAAAAAAGGAATTTGAACTTCTGGAATTTATGATGCTTAACAAGAATATTGTGCTTACAAGAGAAAAAATACTTGATAAGGTATGGGGATATGATTATTTTGGGGATACCAATATTATAGATGTTTATATTAGGTATTTGAGAAGTAAAATAGATCAAAAGTACAATATAAGTTTGATTGAAACCGTAAGAGGTGTAGGTTATATAATTCGTGAATGA
- a CDS encoding DUF4342 domain-containing protein: protein MKVTLEQIDELRGRVNVSYEEAKRTLEKNDGDLIKSIIELENKRGRKDEYKGGFTKFTNRLLSLKMSIKNKEKDTLIDLPLVLVLLTFMMAFWVVIAGLVLAILTSCKIRIYRDKGSVNMNSIKKNMKETVEKIKVKSEEILKDDDIESSDDSGENEIIIE, encoded by the coding sequence ATGAAAGTAACTTTAGAACAAATTGATGAACTTAGAGGCAGAGTTAATGTAAGTTATGAAGAAGCCAAGAGAACTTTGGAAAAAAATGACGGCGATCTGATTAAATCTATTATTGAACTTGAAAATAAAAGAGGAAGAAAGGATGAATACAAGGGAGGATTTACTAAATTCACAAACAGACTTTTATCGTTGAAGATGTCTATCAAGAACAAGGAAAAGGACACGTTGATTGATTTACCGCTGGTTTTAGTTTTACTTACATTTATGATGGCATTTTGGGTTGTTATAGCCGGATTAGTTTTAGCAATCTTAACTTCATGCAAGATTAGGATATACAGAGACAAAGGTTCTGTGAATATGAACAGCATAAAAAAGAATATGAAAGAAACTGTTGAAAAAATAAAAGTAAAATCTGAAGAAATTCTGAAAGATGATGATATAGAATCATCAGATGACTCCGGCGAAAATGAAATAATTATTGAATAA
- a CDS encoding chloride channel protein, with amino-acid sequence MELLSRKCCSAKNYILTFFKWIIFAGITGFIGGLIGTAFHLSVERATEFRVANNWVLYFLPVGGIAIAVFYKLFKMTDSTGTNQIIDSIRTDDHVPIILAPLIFVSTVITHLFGGSAGREGAALQLGGSIGTFVGNIFKLDNKDMHLIVLCGMSGVFSALFGTPLTATLFAMEVISIGVIYYSSLVPCLASSLVAYGVSLFFGIAPVHYDLSIIPVLSLKTIALTAVLAALLAELSIIFCVVMHKTEHLMKHKIKDDYLRGFIGGLIVLLLTMLIKTHDYNGAGMDIVQKAIDGIVKPEAFLLKIIFTAITIGAGFKGGEIVPTFFIGATFGCFAGGLLGLDPGFSAALGLVSLFCGVVNAPIASIILSIELFGSEGIIFFAIACSVSYMLSGYYGLYSSQKIVYSKLKAEFININAK; translated from the coding sequence ATGGAATTATTAAGCAGGAAATGCTGTTCTGCTAAAAATTATATCTTAACTTTTTTTAAATGGATTATATTTGCAGGAATTACCGGCTTCATCGGGGGACTAATAGGAACAGCATTTCATTTAAGCGTTGAGCGGGCTACAGAGTTTAGGGTAGCAAATAACTGGGTATTGTACTTTTTGCCTGTAGGAGGAATCGCAATAGCAGTTTTTTACAAACTATTTAAAATGACAGATTCTACAGGTACTAATCAAATTATAGATTCAATACGTACAGACGATCACGTTCCTATAATACTGGCACCTCTAATATTTGTAAGCACTGTTATAACGCATTTGTTTGGCGGATCTGCCGGAAGAGAAGGTGCGGCATTACAGCTTGGAGGAAGTATAGGAACATTTGTAGGCAATATTTTTAAGCTCGATAACAAAGATATGCACTTGATAGTACTGTGCGGAATGAGCGGCGTGTTTTCAGCATTATTCGGAACACCATTGACAGCAACACTGTTTGCCATGGAAGTCATAAGTATAGGAGTAATATATTATTCAAGTCTCGTTCCATGTCTGGCATCATCATTAGTAGCATACGGAGTCTCTTTATTCTTTGGCATCGCGCCTGTTCATTACGACCTGAGCATTATTCCGGTTCTTTCACTAAAAACAATAGCACTAACTGCCGTACTTGCAGCGTTGCTGGCAGAACTAAGCATAATATTCTGTGTTGTAATGCATAAAACCGAACATCTGATGAAGCATAAAATTAAAGATGACTACTTACGAGGTTTTATCGGAGGTCTAATAGTATTACTACTTACAATGCTTATTAAAACTCATGATTACAACGGAGCTGGAATGGATATAGTTCAGAAGGCTATTGACGGAATTGTAAAACCCGAGGCTTTTTTACTCAAGATAATCTTCACTGCAATAACAATAGGTGCAGGATTTAAAGGCGGAGAAATTGTTCCTACTTTCTTTATCGGAGCTACATTTGGATGTTTTGCCGGAGGTTTACTAGGTTTAGACCCTGGGTTTTCAGCTGCACTTGGGCTGGTTTCTCTGTTCTGCGGAGTTGTTAATGCTCCCATAGCTTCAATTATTCTAAGCATAGAGCTTTTCGGATCTGAAGGAATTATATTCTTCGCAATTGCATGCAGTGTCAGCTACATGCTCTCAGGCTACTACGGTCTTTATAGCAGCCAGAAAATAGTATATTCAAAATTAAAAGCAGAATTTATAAACATTAACGCAAAATAA
- a CDS encoding GNAT family N-acetyltransferase, with amino-acid sequence MIQLCTNRLLIRDHTSADLASHHELLSNKKVMWFLQDIRTSSVEESQANLCTAIDKIGHTDRKYYFFRIENKLTNEHIGEIGYTVLEFTPAGKHVEMGYFIRDNYWGLGYTAEALKAVIQFAFEQNDVYRITCGCLKENTASERVMQKCDMIKEAEFKEYQWHDGMFKDRVAYRLLRSEWLIER; translated from the coding sequence ATGATTCAATTATGTACAAACAGACTCTTAATTCGCGACCACACAAGTGCAGACCTTGCATCACATCATGAATTGCTTTCTAACAAAAAAGTCATGTGGTTCTTACAGGATATAAGAACAAGCAGCGTAGAAGAATCCCAAGCTAACCTGTGTACGGCAATTGACAAAATTGGACACACTGACCGAAAGTATTATTTTTTTAGAATAGAAAACAAACTGACAAATGAACACATAGGCGAAATAGGATATACAGTTTTAGAATTTACACCTGCAGGGAAACACGTTGAAATGGGTTATTTTATACGGGATAATTACTGGGGGCTCGGTTATACGGCAGAGGCTCTCAAAGCAGTTATTCAGTTTGCTTTTGAACAAAATGACGTGTACAGAATTACATGCGGGTGTTTAAAAGAAAATACAGCCTCGGAAAGGGTAATGCAAAAATGCGACATGATAAAAGAAGCCGAATTCAAAGAATATCAATGGCATGATGGAATGTTTAAGGACCGCGTAGCATACAGACTGCTTCGCTCCGAATGGTTAATAGAACGGTAG
- a CDS encoding DUF2812 domain-containing protein, with protein sequence MKNKTKWVIWNFFLIDYKAMGEYLEKMAGKGWMLEKVGRSMAKFRAMEPQKLKFYVDVFKEGPLTPEKTEESEEYRKLCQESGWIFITSQDYLQFFYAYEDDEPVPIQTDEEIEQKMVELTLWKGVLRDIFILTLIAIFAFRSLFPVSDINFISFTGFTGTILFPALYILAAIPSAYGIIRIIKARRNIKRGLPIEKSTLKSARRRVMTTSVPLWLIILFYILSFIGDALFKPNVVGAALLAPGIGFAIGGGIRYCIKKSKGRNKNGEIALYIVVIILVIIFVPMVTSSIREISKDMDSIDSIPEGYPVVTMEDILGKSEQGNLLNIKFDISMSPIIPKYYNYWEEREISGVNKYLKIKYYKTINSYFAEIIFNGITNRLENGIKWRGRAIFKKTVIIDDDMKNFWNADNMALTEEQNEIIIQKGNVVLHLSGDINFNDSQTRELMIEKFFSDL encoded by the coding sequence ATGAAAAATAAAACTAAATGGGTGATTTGGAATTTTTTTCTCATTGATTACAAAGCTATGGGAGAATATCTGGAGAAAATGGCAGGTAAAGGCTGGATGCTGGAAAAGGTAGGACGAAGCATGGCTAAGTTTAGAGCCATGGAACCGCAGAAGCTTAAATTCTATGTAGATGTATTTAAGGAAGGACCGCTTACTCCGGAAAAAACCGAAGAATCGGAAGAATATAGGAAGCTATGCCAAGAATCAGGATGGATATTTATTACATCACAGGATTATTTGCAGTTTTTCTATGCTTATGAAGACGATGAACCGGTTCCAATACAAACAGATGAAGAAATTGAACAAAAAATGGTTGAGCTTACGCTGTGGAAAGGCGTGCTGCGCGACATATTTATACTTACGCTAATTGCCATCTTTGCATTCAGAAGCCTTTTCCCTGTAAGCGATATTAATTTTATAAGCTTTACAGGATTTACTGGAACAATTTTATTTCCTGCACTTTACATACTAGCCGCAATTCCCTCAGCATATGGCATTATTCGTATTATAAAAGCCAGAAGAAATATCAAGCGTGGATTACCTATAGAAAAATCTACATTGAAAAGTGCGCGAAGGCGGGTAATGACAACAAGTGTTCCGTTATGGCTTATTATATTATTTTATATATTGTCATTTATTGGTGATGCACTTTTCAAGCCCAATGTTGTAGGGGCGGCTTTGCTGGCACCTGGAATTGGCTTTGCTATCGGGGGAGGTATACGGTACTGCATAAAGAAAAGTAAAGGTAGAAATAAAAATGGAGAAATTGCGCTATATATAGTGGTAATAATATTAGTAATTATCTTTGTTCCTATGGTTACTTCATCGATTAGGGAAATATCCAAAGATATGGATAGTATAGATTCAATACCGGAAGGCTATCCTGTGGTTACAATGGAAGATATATTGGGCAAATCAGAACAGGGTAATTTATTAAATATAAAATTTGATATCAGTATGAGTCCTATTATACCCAAGTATTATAATTATTGGGAAGAAAGAGAGATAAGCGGTGTTAATAAGTACTTGAAAATTAAATATTATAAGACAATAAATTCATACTTTGCCGAGATTATATTTAACGGAATAACTAATAGATTAGAAAATGGAATCAAGTGGAGAGGAAGGGCTATATTTAAAAAAACCGTTATCATAGATGATGATATGAAAAATTTTTGGAATGCAGATAATATGGCGCTGACAGAGGAACAAAATGAAATTATAATACAAAAAGGAAATGTTGTGCTGCATTTGTCAGGGGACATAAATTTTAATGACAGTCAAACCAGAGAGTTAATGATTGAAAAATTTTTCTCGGATTTGTGA
- a CDS encoding PadR family transcriptional regulator has protein sequence MAREQLKTLTEQMYYILLILTEHHHGYGIMQEVDRRTEGRVRIGAGTLYNLLSRFEEEDIIVQVSEEDRRKIYTLTDKGLNVLRNEHKRLKQLVSDGNKILEGGAPK, from the coding sequence ATGGCAAGAGAACAATTAAAAACCTTAACAGAGCAAATGTATTACATCCTTTTAATATTAACGGAGCATCATCATGGCTACGGAATTATGCAGGAGGTAGACAGGCGGACTGAGGGAAGGGTAAGGATAGGAGCAGGCACTTTGTACAACCTTTTATCCAGATTCGAGGAGGAGGATATTATAGTACAGGTCTCGGAAGAGGATAGAAGGAAGATATATACTCTGACGGATAAGGGATTAAATGTTTTGAGGAATGAACATAAAAGATTAAAGCAATTGGTTTCAGATGGAAATAAAATATTGGAAGGAGGAGCGCCTAAATGA
- a CDS encoding DUF6385 domain-containing protein, producing the protein MQVDDTGNLPVNGTVDIATGAEVTLAAGTDIDTVSTITNDVKVVNGTTPLTETTVGLGATVNSDSQDVSLESSYNWFIKNTGTTSSDQDITLKVEISPDNTTWLEDTGTVITVPFDTAKMITITNFLQYVRFVITGGAAETTVISCFQAQH; encoded by the coding sequence TTGCAAGTTGACGATACAGGAAACCTACCCGTAAATGGCACCGTAGATATAGCAACAGGTGCTGAAGTAACATTAGCAGCAGGTACTGATATTGATACAGTCTCTACAATTACCAATGACGTCAAAGTCGTTAATGGCACAACGCCACTTACAGAAACCACCGTTGGCTTAGGAGCCACTGTAAATTCTGACTCACAAGACGTTTCTCTTGAATCCTCCTATAACTGGTTTATCAAAAACACCGGCACGACATCAAGCGATCAAGATATTACCCTAAAGGTAGAGATAAGTCCCGACAACACAACTTGGTTGGAGGACACCGGAACTGTTATAACCGTTCCATTTGATACAGCAAAAATGATTACCATAACAAATTTCTTGCAATACGTTCGCTTTGTAATAACAGGCGGTGCCGCTGAAACAACAGTTATATCATGCTTCCAGGCTCAGCATTAA
- a CDS encoding DUF2812 domain-containing protein: MKIIQEGFAISDYKYFFLPYDEAEIGAIEGWLELKAERGFKLTHIKGRFFGFEESSTGKANYCIHPHTDDECCDIPGWKYVGKLSLYFDIFISEDNNDADKPDIDSACMEAALRKQILRYRYGVIPSFLFPVLVFMLFIKLSFISGGFIKTLIYYDDLLPMGILTGSICAVILGLLYVVAYIKRKKRIKLLMERRKQPVVKTHRIFEWCLIAIITISFIIIIVQYGKVNRIQTIPLDKYTLNRKLPLMEQISPDEWYTAEAIREKCSSDIGTNYSVTEKSRYVAPTILYVRQYWREVQDIPDVYEEPFGYNVNYYEMRNTNLAVYYEEELCRNLSSGEMTSIYVDGFDSASYFLNGEIEDIVLRSGNIVITAMYYGSGSLLDSVHHFSMAAPN; encoded by the coding sequence TTGAAAATTATTCAGGAGGGGTTTGCTATATCTGATTACAAATATTTTTTTCTCCCATATGATGAAGCTGAAATAGGAGCTATAGAAGGCTGGTTGGAGTTGAAGGCTGAACGGGGATTTAAGCTAACACATATTAAAGGGAGATTTTTTGGTTTTGAAGAATCGTCAACCGGTAAAGCAAACTATTGCATTCATCCCCACACGGATGATGAATGCTGCGATATACCCGGATGGAAGTATGTAGGTAAACTTTCGCTATATTTTGACATTTTTATTTCAGAAGATAATAATGATGCAGATAAGCCGGATATTGATTCTGCGTGCATGGAAGCTGCACTTAGAAAACAAATATTGAGATATAGATATGGAGTAATACCATCCTTTTTGTTTCCTGTTTTAGTGTTTATGCTTTTCATTAAACTGAGTTTTATTTCAGGTGGCTTTATAAAAACGCTTATTTATTATGATGATTTGCTGCCGATGGGAATACTGACTGGATCTATATGTGCCGTGATATTGGGATTGCTGTATGTTGTCGCATATATTAAGAGGAAGAAAAGAATCAAATTGCTTATGGAGCGCAGGAAGCAGCCTGTTGTAAAGACTCACAGAATATTTGAATGGTGTCTGATTGCAATAATTACTATAAGTTTTATTATTATTATAGTGCAATATGGGAAAGTAAATCGAATTCAGACCATTCCGTTGGACAAATATACGCTCAACAGAAAACTTCCTCTTATGGAGCAAATTTCTCCTGATGAGTGGTATACAGCGGAGGCAATTAGAGAAAAATGTAGCTCAGATATAGGAACTAATTACTCGGTAACAGAAAAAAGCCGCTATGTGGCTCCCACAATATTATATGTCAGGCAGTACTGGCGCGAAGTGCAAGACATACCTGATGTTTATGAGGAGCCGTTTGGATACAATGTTAATTATTATGAAATGAGAAATACAAATTTAGCAGTTTATTATGAAGAAGAGCTTTGCAGAAATTTAAGTTCAGGAGAAATGACTTCCATATATGTTGACGGCTTTGACAGTGCTTCGTATTTTTTGAACGGAGAAATAGAAGACATTGTGCTCAGATCGGGAAATATTGTTATAACCGCAATGTACTACGGCTCAGGCAGTCTGCTTGATTCAGTCCATCATTTTTCAATGGCAGCCCCAAACTAA